The Fimbriimonadaceae bacterium genome window below encodes:
- a CDS encoding transposase gives MAKKRVGKFPKAFRQYAVMRLKQCDNIVALSKELGVHRRLLYTWRDQLEPAEEGEGPPPNSREATLRKEVSRLKRAVADKTLEADFFAGALREVKARRQRSGDAGGTASTPTSEA, from the coding sequence GTGGCCAAGAAGCGCGTGGGCAAATTTCCGAAGGCGTTTCGGCAGTACGCGGTCATGCGGTTGAAGCAGTGCGACAACATCGTGGCGCTGTCGAAGGAGTTAGGCGTCCATCGGCGGCTGTTGTATACGTGGCGCGATCAGTTGGAGCCGGCGGAAGAAGGCGAAGGACCTCCGCCGAATTCCCGGGAAGCGACGCTCCGCAAGGAGGTCAGCCGACTGAAACGGGCGGTGGCGGACAAGACGCTGGAGGCGGATTTTTTCGCCGGTGCCTTGCGAGAAGTAAAGGCTCGACGTCAGCGGAGCGGCGATGCTGGCGGGACGGCATCTACGCCCACATCCGAGGCGTAA